The window TGGAGCCTCGATTAATTTGGATTCGTATACGTTAGGCCAATTTAAGGGGGAAGTACTCCTTAACATGATTTTTTCCATACTCAGATCTCGAACCAGAGATCTCTAATTAAGGGTGGAGAGATCCTATGTATCGTATCACAACGCTTATTGGTTACTACCATTATATCATATTTATTTGATATACTTTCTTTTTAGCTTGTCCCAAAAGTGATAATTTTTTCTGttgtaaaattattttaaaattttaatttttcttataatgataatattttatagtcataaaaatatttgacttgttttagATCCTAAGGGGTCGTTTGATTTCCAAAAGAGAGTTATACAAAGATTAAAAATTTTTGTATTATAATCCTGAGTTTGTTATTGAAAGTACAGGGGGGGATGAATTGTAAATATTTAAACTTAATCGCTTATTAGTTGACTAGTTAATCGAGTAGTCGACTAGATATAATAACCTAACAGTTATAACGACAGAAAGTAAGATGCAAAAAGTaaatgcaggaattaaagacaccaggattttatactggttcagatttaatgtgaatcctagtccagtccccttgggttgcaagggagttctctttagtAAATGTGTTTCTCCGAGTACAGTTGAAATGACTTGACAACACAGTTTCTCTAACACTTGTTTCTTTTTGATACAATGCATCATCAATGTTATACTATCTTTTTTTCTCTGACTTGTTACACAGTAGATTTTACTGAACTACAATATTTGTTTgcagtagaacaaagagagggatttttggttcgatcaaagtatatctGACTAGGATTTCAGGTAGGGTATAAATACTTTGATGAAGGTCGAGGCttgacaacccaagagatttgttccttggaaagagattgattctttccaagaataagataGTTAGCCGTTGCTTTTCCTTGATTTCCTTCTTTCAGTAGATGTATGTAATGAAGGCTTGCTCCTTGATTATTGGTTCTTCCAAAATTAGTCGTGTAACGATCTTCGATCTTCCGGGATACTGGCCTTGATTCATGCCTTAAGTTTGGGCTTGCTTGATTCTCTCCATCGCTGCTGGCCGCTGATTGATTTGCTGATTGAGCTCTTTCATTAGTTATCCAAATTTGCGAGTTCTTTCCTTGGGCATCAATATTTGCTAATTGAATTGTAATCTttgctgattgatttctttccttaggCATCAAGATTGACTCCAGCGATCTTGTAGTATCTTCTTGATTCCTTGTAATTGATTTCCTGCATATGtatattatttgcatcattaaaacTGGATCTAACAATCtcctcctttttgatgatgacaaaataatGTATAAATGTAAAGACCAGTTGACATCCCTGTGTTTTACTCCCCCTCAGTGTATACAGTTGACTAGTCCATGATACTCCCCCTCAATATATGCAGTTGATTGGTCTATGGTAGTCTCCCCCTCAATAAATGCAGTTGACTATTCTTTGGTAGTGTATGGTAGAGTCAAGACTTCTGCCACAAACTGTACCTGTACAGATATAACATATACTCTTTCTCCCTCTTTTTGGCATCAGCAAAGAGGGAACAAGCCAAGAACTAAACAGAATATATAGCATTCAAACAGGAGAGTTATAGGAAGCATCCAATGGCTAAGAAAACAGCCCACAAAAACAACACAGCAAAAAAATTATCCAAAGGCTGAAAACATAGCCCAAAACCAGCAGAGCAAAAATTGTCTTAGAACAACCACACTAACGGCACAGAAAATAAGTAAGGGTGTTGCAGATGGTCCCCTTCAATTGTTCAAAGCTTGCATTAGCTGAGATGCTCACTCCATCCAACTTGTCATGAATCTCCCTGAAGGCTTTGACAACATTCTCCCTAACTCTGAGAACAACAACTCTAATTTTAGACACATCAGACCCTGTTTCCTTGGAAATGGCATGAATGTCACCAACAGTAGATTGAGTGGTTGTGAGAAGATTTTTTGATTTTAGAGAGTTGAGAGTTTATGGCACGATGCTTGTCACCAAGATCAGGATTGTCAAGACTGGGATGAGGGACAGAAGGTGAAGGTTTGGGGTCTATAGGGGCATGCTTTGCTTCACTATCGTGCTTCTTAACCCAAGAGCCCTTTACACTCACATATCCCATACTAGCAAAGGCTCTAGAATTGTAAGATTTAGAGACAGTGATGAAGGTATAGTTGGACGGGGAAATTTGATGAGCTTCCAGAATGTGAGTGATTGTCATGCCATAGGGTAGACTGGTGGGATCTTCAGCACTATCGATCATGAAATTGATAACCCATGAGGGAAGCTTGATTTTGAGTTTGGTCACGAGGCAATAGACGAAGAAGGTGTCTCTTTGAGAGAAGGTTGAAAAGGAACCAGTACGGGGAAGCAAAGTAGTTGCTACAATGTGGGCCAGAACTTAAGTTTTGAAACTGACATCATTGGAACCTAACTGGTTTGGAAGGGAATCAGAGGGACACTCAGCAATACACTGTTTGGCTTggtcaaagaaaatttcaaagttATCGGGCCAGGTGTTTTTAAACAGCATAGGAAAACCAGAACAACGACACTGAAATAGCGAATCAAATAGGGCACAGTCAAGAATAATGCGCTTACCTAACACTAAAGATTCCAACCTATCAGGTTTACTAGAACGAAGatttgtataaaatatttttaccaGGGGTTCATAACCTTAGGCGGAAGAATAAAGAAGAACTTAACCCAACCTTGATGAACAAAAAGGTCTTTGACCTTGAAATTGAGGGCTTCCATGTCGTCAAGGTCGACAACCCTTCCATGAGCAATGGGCTTGTCTTTTAGAGCAATGAAAAAATCCCTATTTGGGGAATCCCAGAAATTGAGGTTAGATTCAAGAGAGGCAGAGAAATCAACCTTGGATTTCTTTGGGGTGGACAAAATAGGGGGTTCTTCCATGGGACGCTTTCCCAAAGCTTTTTCTCCTAAGAGTTGAGAGTGTTCAGAGAAATCTCCCCAAGAAGAGGCGAAACCCTCAGAGTGATCGGACCCTAGGTCTACTTGTTCAAGGGGTATAGAAGGGGGTTTTGCTTTGGAACGGGTGCTTTTTCTGGTAGAGGCGGAGGGATTTCTGGGATGTTTGGCCATTGTAGGGAAGGAGGTTGATCGTAGCTTTGGAGAGGAGATAAAGATGAAAGTGATTGAAAAGGGTTCTCCGCCTTAAGAAGAGGTTTTCTAATGGATGTGTACAGGAAAGGAAAAGTTGTCAGATGAAGGGACGTGATGATTGTCTTTCCAACTTTGAATGACGAACTGAtgtgaaagaagagaaaagagagggaaaaatggAGGCGTAATCAATGCATGGGTAAAGGACAAtcattacaaaaaaaattaacaatacaCATAGGTCCTAAGGGTTATTAGTAATGCAAGTAATACcaagttattttcttaaatcaCAGAATCTCTCTTCTAATAAAGGTTTATTAAAAATATCAGCTAACTGATCAGTGGTTCCAACAAAATATATTTCTATgtctcccttaagaacatgatctctaataaaatgatgTTTGATATCTATATGCTTTGCTCTATAATGATGCACAGGATTTTAGGAAAGACAAATAGCACTAGAATTGTCACAAAAAATTTGTATAGGTTTAAATAAAAGTTCATAGTCACCCAGTTGATGAGACATCCATAGTAGTTGTGCACAGCATTGTCCAATAGCAATGTATTCAGCTTCAGTAGTAGACAATGCAACTGATGCTTGTTTTTTATTGTTCTAGGATATCAATGCCTTTCCCAGTAATTGACATGTGCCACTTGTGCTTTTTCTATAGTCCTTATCACCTGCAAGGTcagcatctgaaaaaccttctaATTTAAAAGACTTAGAGCGAAGATACCATAGTCCATGAGATACAGTCCCAATGAGATATCGAATGATTCTTTTTACGGTGGTCAAATGTGATTCCTTAGGAGCTGACTGAAACCTAGCACATTTACATATGCTGAACATAATATCCGATCGACTTGTTGTCAGATACAACAGTGATCTAATCATTCCACGATATTTAGTTTCATCAACAGGAATACCCTGTTCGTCTTTGTCTAGATTTGTAGAAGGGCTCATTGGTGTGCCAATGGATTTTGCATTGCTCATACCAAATTTTTGAATAAGCTTTTTTGTGTATTTGGTCTGACATATAAAGGTTCCTTCTTTAGATTGTTGAATTTGTAGTCCAAGGAAGAACGTTAGCttacccatcatactcatttcgaattcactttgcataagatttgaaaatttcttGCACATGAGAGGGTTAACactaccaaatataatatcatcaacataaatttgAATAATGAGGTTACCTCCCGATGATCTCTTAATGGACAAGGTAGTATCTATTTTACCTCTTGTGAAGCCATGATCAACAAGAAAGGAACTCAGTATATCATACCAAGCACGTGGAGCTTGCTTTAGCCCATACAGAGCCTTAGTGATCTTGTATACATGGTATGGGAATTTTGAATCTACAAAtcctggaggttgtttcacataTACTTATTTTTCGATAAATCCATTCAAAAACGCACTTTTAACATTTATTTGAAACAGCCTGAACCCTTTAAATGATGTGTGTTCCAGAAGAATTCATATATATTCCAAACAAGTTACTGGggcaaaagtttcatcatagtctatTCCTTCATATTGTGAGTATCCCTGAGCAACTAGTCTAGGTTTATTTCTTATGACCTTTCCATCCTCGTGCAATTTATTTCTAAAAACCCACTTTGTTCTGATTACAGACACATTTTCAGGTTTGGGTATCAGATTCCACACTTGATTCTTACTGAACTGGTCTAACTCTTCCTGCATAGCTTGTACCCAGCTTGAATCTTTTAGTGCTTCCTCTATTTTTTTTGGCTCAATCTGAGAGATTAATgcaatattttatttctttttgagagctccctggttttcattccttcatTTGGATCCCCTATAATGAATTTTTGAGGATATTTAGGCTCGcttctccattcatttggacGTGCTACATTCGTAGTTGACTCGATTGGTTGATCTGGTACATTGCTGTTGTCTTCACCAGTTGACTCTGTCGCAGCAGATATATCAGTCGACTCTTGAGATTTGCTTGTCTCCTGAGTTTCTTGAGCTTGATCTTCATCACTTGCAGTAATTCCTTTCTCCTCTAAGGGATTATTTTCATCAAATATAACATGTACAGATTCCTCCACACATAATGTGCGTTTATTATAGACTCTAAAAAATCTACTATTTAATGAGTAGCCCAAAAAATACCTTTGTCACTTATTGGATCGAACTTTCCAAGATTATCCTTACCGTTATTGTGGATAAAACATTTACTTCCGAAGGGATGGAAGTAACTAATATTGGGACATTTACCTTTCCATAAttcatatggagtcttcttcAGAATAGGCTTTATGAGGCAATAGTTGAGAATGTGACATGTTGTACTTACACCTTCTGCCCAGAAGTGGTTTGGCAGTGAATGTTCTAGTAACATGGTTCTTGCCATATCTTGGAGGgttctgttctttctttctacaaccccattttgttgtggtgagCATAGTGCAGAGAAATTATGTGTGTATCCCTGACCATTACAAAAATCTTCAAATGctctgctttcaaattctcctccatggtCACTCTGAATTGTTGAAATCAGATGTCCCTTTTCTCTTTCAACCTTTTTtgcagaaaacttcaaaatttcttaaTGCTTCATCCttatgagataagaaaattacCCAAGTGAAACGTGAATAATCATCAATAATAACAAATCATACTTCTTTTCTCCTATACTAGCAAGCCtagtaggcccaaataaatccATATAAAGTAATTGCAAAGGTTTTGAAGTAGATACTATATctttgtttttgaaagagtttctggTATGCTTACCCATTTGACATGCATCACAAATATGAGTTCGAGAAAAATTCAGTGTGGGTAGACCAACAACTAACTCATGTTTGGACAATTTTTCTATCAAATATGCTAGCATGACCAAGTTTCCTATGCCACAACCATGGATCATCAGACATAGAGGATAGGCAAATATGACCATCTATCTTTTCAAAACTATCAAGGATATAAACATTTCCATACCTTTTTCCAGGAAGGACTATTTTACCTGATTCATCTTCAATAGCACATCCGGTTttcttaaaatttacctcatatcCTGAGTTGCAGAGTTGAATTATACTCAAGAGATCGTAGTTGAGGCCATCGACAAGATAAACTTCAGTGATGTCACAATTGTTATTTAAGGGAATTGTTCCAGTGCAAATTATTTTGCCTTTTGAATCATCCCCAAACATAACACTTCCTCCATCAATTTTTGTAACTTCTTTGAACAGGTTTTTGTCACCTGTCATATGACTGGAACACACACTGTCTAGATACCATTTTCCTTTGTGGCTTATTctgtggtgttcctgcaaaacatGATGATTACTTTCTTTTAGGTATCCAAGCTTGTCTGGGTCCTGTAGGGTTAGTATTACCAGGTTCAAAATTGCTTTTTGGTTTCCAAACCCATCCTGAAACGTTTGttttatgaaaatgacaaaaggaaTATTTATGCCCATTTTTGTTACAGTAATGACACATAACTTCTGACCTACTTTTAGGTCTTTCACTAGTGTTAGTACTAGTTGACTTGGTTCTGGCTGGTCCTTttccagttgacttgtaagtcaTCTGGTTTGACCTAACAAAACTGTGACTAGTGGACTTGTGCTTGCCATTGagttgcatttgcaattcctCAAACTCTTCTTGAAGTACTTCCTTTTCGATTTCACATACTTCATGTTTGAGTTTCCAGTTTTTAACTTCTTTAGTAAGTCTCTTAAGctcattcatcattttttgagactctttcaaagttaaatcaagaatatcctgcaattcatTGCATCTTTCACAGTTATAAGATCTTACCTCACTAGTTTCACCTCGTGCCATGAAACAGTTTTCATTTTCTTCATCTGAAGTGTTCTCGTTTGTCCAGCATCTTGAGGATTTGTTTATTTCGTTTTCTAGAATTGTCATGAAGCAGAGATTTGCTATCTCTTCGTGGTCTGAATTATCCTCATCGTTCCAGCTTCCAAAGGATTTGTTCTTATTGAAGCCTCTAGAGATCTTCCTCTTCAGTTCTGGGCACTCCGTTTGAATATGCCCAAATCTTCCACATTCATAGCACTTTCCATCATTTTTGTCCTGTTCGTTGTATTGCTTGGATCGTCTTGGTGgaattcttcctttctttgtgcTCATATATCTTCTCATCAATCCATCCATGTTTCTTGATAGCATAACAATCTTTTCTTGCAGAGCTTCAGGATCATCATCAATTTCGTTTTCAACTATTTCAGTAGAGGTTTTGAATGCGACTattatctttttttcttcttgactGGACTTCTTGAGATGCATCCTTTCAAAAGCAATGAGTTCTCCTCGTAGTTCATCATAGGATAATTTGTTTAGATCTTGAGATTCCAGTGTGACTACTTTGGTCTGCCAAGTGGTTTGGCAAACTCCTGAGAATTTTTCTAACTTGATCACCACTGGTGTAAGGCTTGCCAAATGCATTTAGATCgctaattattttgctaaacctgGCAAACATATCTTCAATAGATTTTCCTTCTTTCATTGAAAAAAGTTCGTAATCAAGGACCAGCATGTTGATATGTGTTTCCTTTACTTTGCCGGTTCCTTCATAAGTGACATCAAGCTTGTCTCACATTTCTTTAGCTGTGTTACAGCTTAAGATTTTCTCATATTCTTCACCACTAATAGCGTTATGGAGAAGATTTCTCGTTTTGTTGTTAACTTGTACCACTTCCATTTGCTCTTTTGTATATGAATCTATATCTTCAAGATCAGCAAGTGGTGGAGTGGCAGCAGCTAAGGGATAGTTTCTCTTTTTGATGACTCTCTAAACTTTGACGTCATAAGCTTTGGCAAATATCTCCATTCGTGCTTTCCAATGGGAGAAATATTGTCCATTGAAGTATGGTGGTCTAACTTGTGAAGTTCTTTCCTGAAAAAGAGCTCCTATGATAGCTTGATTTGCTATGATCTTTTCTCACAAACTGTTAGCAAAAGTAGAATTAGAgtcttgctctgataccaattgaaagtacaaggggAAGGGGGGTGAATTGTAAATATTTAAACTTAATCGCTTATTAGTTGACTAGTTAATCGAGTAGTCGACTAGATATAACCTAACAGTTATAATGACAGAAAGTAAGATGCAGAAAGTAAATGCAGGAATTAAAGTTACCagaattttatactggttcggattcaatgtgaatctcAGTCCAGTCCCCTTGagttgcaagggagttctctttgGTAAATGTGTTTCTCCGAGTGCAGTTGAAATGACTTGACAGCACAGTTTCTCTAACACTCGTTTCTTTTTGATACAATGCTTCACCAGTgttatacttttttttttctctgacTTGTTACACAGCAGATCTTAATGAACTACAATATTTATTTgcagtagaacaaagagagggatttttggttcgatcaaagtatatctGACTAAGGTTTAAGGCAGGGTATAAATACTTTGATGAAGGTTGAGGCttgacaacccaagagatttgatccttgtaAAGAGATTGATTCTTTCTAAGAATAAGATAGCTAGTCGTTGCTTTTCCTTGATTTCCTTCTTTCAACAAATGTATGTAATGAAGGCTTGCTCCTTGATTGTTGGTTCTTCCGAAATTAGTCGCGTAACGATCTTCGATCTTCCGGGTGCTGGCCTTGATTCATGCCTTAAGTTTGGGCTTGCTTGATTCTCTCCATCGCTGCTGACCGCTGATTGATTTGCTGATTGAGCTCTTTCCTTAGTTATCCAGATTTGCGAGTTCTTTCCTTGGATATCCAGATTTGCTGATTGGATTATAATCTttgctgattgatttctttccttaggCATCAAGATCGACTCTTGTGATCATGTAGTATCTTCTTAATTCCTTGTAATTGATTTCCTGCATATGTATATTATTTGTATCATTAAAATTGGATCTAATAGTTATCCCACATTCAAGCGGGTTACTTAATGCCATCAGACTTTAAGATTATTATGAAATTCTTTTCAATGGATGGGTGGATCAGTTAATTTGATATGGGTTAACAAAGTATATTTTTAGGCCAAATCTAATAGATGAGGGAAAATTTTGGCTTTTCggtataaattaaaaaaa of the Nicotiana tabacum cultivar K326 chromosome 7, ASM71507v2, whole genome shotgun sequence genome contains:
- the LOC142162102 gene encoding uncharacterized protein LOC142162102, yielding MHLASLTPVVIKLEKFSGVCQTTWQTKVVTLESQDLNKLSYDELRGELIAFERMHLKKSSQEEKKIIVAFKTSTEIVENEIDDDPEALQEKIVMLSRNMDGLMRRYMSTKKGRIPPRRSKQYNEQDKNDGKCYECGRFGHIQTECPELKRKISRGFNKNKSFGSWNDEDNSDHEEIANLCFMTILENEINKSSRCWTNENTSDEENENCFMARGETSEDGFGNQKAILNLVILTLQDPDKLGYLKESNHHVLQEHHRISHKGKWYLDSVCSSHMTGDKNLFKEVTKIDGGSVMFGDDSKGKIICTGTIPLNNNCDITEVYLVDGLNYDLLSIIQLCNSGYEVNFKKTGCAIEDESGKIVLPGKRYGNVYILDSFEKIDGHICLSSMSDDPWLWHRKLGHASIFDRKIVQT